From Pseudodesulfovibrio nedwellii:
ACCGCAGCCTTCTATCTGGTCCACTCCATGAGCAGCCCCGGCCGGGATTTTGCGGAGCAAGAGCGCGACGCGGCTTACAACATGGTCACGGCAGCGCAACACGCGGACCTATCACGCATCATCTATCTGGGCGGTCTTGGTGAAGACCATGAAGATCATCCGCTGTCCAAACATCTTCGCTCCCGCGCCGAGGTAAGCCGTATTCTCGCTCTTGGCCCGGCCAAAGTGACAACCCTGCGCGCCGCACAAATCGTCGGGTCTGGTTCCTCTTCATTCGAACTAGTGCGGTATCTTGCGGACCGACTCCCGTTCATGATCACCCCCAAATGGGTACGGACCAGGACCCAACCCATTTCCATACGGAATGTACTCGGCTACTTGGTCGGCTGTTTGGAAAATGATGAGACAGCAGGACTGACATTGGATATTGGTGGACCGGACATCCTCTCCTATCAGGAACTATTTCAGTTGTACGCTGAAGTAGCCGGTATTCCAAAACGACGCATTTATCCATTCCCCTTTCTCTCGCCGCGCCTTTCATCTTTCTGGGTGTCCATGATCACCCCCATGCCCATGACCCTGTCCAGATCACTGATTGAAGGATTGCGTAACGAAGTTATTTGTCGGGACGACCGCATCCGCACACTGGTCCCGCAAGAACTTGTGTCCTGCCATGAGGCCATTCGTCTGGCTTTGGACAAGACCGAACACCAAAAAGTGGAGACCTGTCTTTTTGACGTGGGCAGTGCGTGCATGCCGGAATGGGCATCGGAAAACGACCCCAAGTATGCTGGCGGCACCCGATTTGAAATGGGCTACAAAGCCCGACTTCAGGGCGATCCGGCAAAAGTATGGGATGTGGTGACACGCATCGGCGGCGAACAGGGATGGTATTACGGCGACCCGCTCTGGCGACTGCGAGGATTTATCGACCGTGTTCTGGCTGGGCCGGGACTGAAACGCGGCAGACCGCATGGCAACGGCACCCCGCGTGTGGGTGACGCCCTCGATTTCTGGCGGGTTTTGGCCAGTGACGAAGGCCGCAGACTGTTACTTCTGGCTGAAATGCGTCTGCCCGGAGAGGCCCTGCTGGATTTCAAATTCGATTCGCAATGGGGCAATGCCGTAGACTTGTCCATGACCGCCAAATTCCTCCCCAAGGGACTGACCGGCATTCTCTATTGGTATGCCATGTACCCCTTCCATGTGGTCTTGTTCAAAAATATTCTCAAAAATATTTCCGACCTGGCGGGAACCCACCTTTACGAACCGCCACGCCGAGTCGACTAGGATCAGAATGGCCGAAAAACTTCGTACAGGACGAACCACCGGATCGTGCGCTTCGGCAGCGGCCATGGCGGGAGTCCTCTTCCTTTTGACTCGGGCACAACCCGACTCGGTGAACATCCCCCTGCCCCCCGGCGGCACGCTGACTGTCCCTATTGAGCGATACAATCCCGAGGGGGAAACCGTGCGAGTTACCGTCATCAAAGACGGTGGCGACGACCCTGACGCAACCCACGGATGCGAAATTCAAGCTGTTGTCTCCGTCGACACAATGACCCACGGCGAACTGTCTGTGGACGTTGATGGGGGAAGAGGAGTAGGCCGCGTCACCCTGCCGGGTCTGCCCGTTAATGTAGGCAAAGCAGCCATCAATCCCGAACCGCTCCGCCAGATTGAGAAAGCTATACTCACAGCCGCCCCTTCTCTGACACACGGCCAAATCTCAGTTTTGATCGAAGTCCCGGAAGGGAAGGATATCGCCCACAAGACCATGAACGCCCGACTGGGCATCGTCGACGGCATTTCCATCCTCGGCACACAGGGAATCGTCAAACCATTTTCCCATGATTCATGGCGCGCCACAGTCGCAGAAGGGTTGGATGTGGCCAAGGCGCAGGGATTGGATTACGCAATTTTCACCACGGGGAGACGGTCTGAACGACTCTATCTGGAGCACAGCCCGACCACCCCGGAGTTGGCACTGATTCAGGCTGCGGACTTCTTCGAATTTTCCATGCAGGCCGCAGCAAAACGCGGCTTTACGCATGTCACATGGAGCATGTTTTTCGGCAAATTGGTCAAACAAGCGCAAGGACTTCCTTATACCCATGCCAAAACACATCCGGTTGACTTCGACCGACTGGCCGACTGGTGCGAAGAAGCAGGAGTCGCCGCGCCCTATCTTCCGACCATCCGAGAAGCCAACACCGCCGTGCAGGTCCTCGGCATGTTGATTGATGATCCGGCGCGGCCCGCCCTCATCAATATTCTTGTCAATGAAGCGAAACGAAACGCAGAGGCCTTTGCGGACAACCGAATATCCGTCAACTACCAGATCTATAATTTTGACGGTTCCACATTGCGATAACTCAACCCATTCACTACAAAAAAACTCTTTTTTTACAATTGCCTCGGTAAAGAAAGCATCCTCATCTTCCGATAGGACCATAGGGGAGACGTGTACGGTTTCGCACACGATGTTCAACTTTGGTCGAGCGCCCCATGGGAGACTCTGGCTCTGCACCACGTATCCGTGCGTCAGGGCTGAAATATCAGCATAAAGGGGCGCGCATGCCAAGGGTGTCTATTGTCATACCCAACTATAACTATGGCCGATTTGCCGACAGACTTTTCGGCTCCATAGCCGCACAATCCATGCCGCTTGGAGACATGGAAATATTCTTTGTTGACGACGGCAGCAATGACGATTCGCTAGAGCGAGCAACTCACTGGGCGACACACATTCCCTGTGAACGATTTGAAATCATCTCATTGTCCCGAATCGGCAAACCCGGCCCGGTACGAAACCATGGGCTGGCACTCGCAACAGGCGAATACCTGTTCTGCATGGACCCGGACGACACCCTGCACCCAGAGTATCTGGCTCGATGCGTCAACACGCTTGAGAACACACCAAAAATTGACCTGATCTATACGGATTACCGGGAAAACACGCTTGATGGTTCCCGAGAGGTTGGACTTCCCAAATTCAATCAGGGATTGTTGCGCATACAAAACATCCTGCCGAGCACTGCCCTCTACCGGCGTGAAGTTTGGGACGCAGGCATTCGTTACCGCGACAACACCGAATATGAAGACTGGGATTATTGGATACAATGCCTGATGGCGGGAGCCAATTTTATTCGCCTCCCTGAAGTTCTCTATAATTATGAAATTCACACTTCAAATTTCTCCCATCATGCACAAAAAAACGATGGACATGCCAAGGCGCAAATCGTTTTGAACAACGTATCTTTTTTCCACCCCCTCGTTCAGGAATGGGCAAAGGATTACATGCGGGGAAGACTCCATTCACAGGCCTTTCAACGAGGCCACATCCCAAGCCCGAAAGATGTACGAGCCTTGCTAAAAACCGTGGAACAAAAAGTTTTCAAGGCGTCGGGATTCTAATCCGAATACCAATAAAAAAAGGGCTGTGTGATTTCACACAGCCCTTTTTTTATATCAGATGGAATAGTTCATCATTCGTTCTGAAAAGCTTCCCAGTCGGCCAAAAATGTAGCCAACCCCTTATCCGTCAAGGGATGTTGCATCAACTGCATGATAGTAGCGTATGGCAAAGTAACCACGTCCGCACCGATCAACCCGGATTCAATGACGTGCATGGGATGTCGCACGGATGCCACCAAAATTTTTGTCGCAAAGCTGTAGTTGTCGAATATAGTCCGCATCTGATCCACGCTTTCCATACCGGACTGTCCCAGCCCATCAAGCCTGCCCACAAACGGTGAAACATAGGTAGCTCCGAGCTTGGCTGCCAACAATGCCTGTGACGGAGAAAAAACCAACGTGACGTTGGTCTTGATTTCACGTTCACGCAATTCCTTGAGTGCCTTCATTCCCTCGGGAATCATGGGGATTTTCACCACCACATTAGGGCCAAATGAGACAAGGTCCTTAGCTTCCTTAATCATTTCTTCGTGAGTAGTACCTATGACTTCAAGCGAAACAGGACCATCAACGGCATCACATATAAGCGAAGCCTGTTCGCGCCAATCGCCACCCTCGCGAGACATGAGCGTAGGGTTAGTGGTCACGCCGTCAAGCAAACCGAGTTCATTGACTTCGCGTATCTGGTCCAAATTGGCCGTATCCAGAAAGAATTCCATGTGTCCTCCTTATGAGACCGGTACAGGATAATCCTCGTATTGATTATGCCGTGCATAGCATACTCGAAAAAGAGTGGAAACCTTCCGCAAACGTTTTCGATTCCACAACCATTCTCCTTTCACCTTTCTTCGGTTTCGTTTACATTAGCCGCATGTCGATCATGGAACCCATCAAAATACTCGGACTTTCACCCGGCGCACTCGAAATTTCGAACGCTGCCAGAAAGACTCTAGCCACTGCCAATCTGGTCGTCGGCGGCAAGCGATTGCTTGCAGCCTGTCAAGACGCAATATCACCCAAAAATTGTGCAACACTACCTATCACAGGCCCTCTGCCGCCAATTATCGACACGATCCGCAAAGCAGCGAAAGTCGGTGACTCCGTGGTGGTACTCGCAGATGGGGACCCGCTCTTTTTCGGCATCGGCAAACGATTGGGTGAAGACCTTGGTCGAGAAAACATCGTTGTTGAACCGAATATTTCCACAATGCAACTGGCTGCAGCCCGACTCAAATTGCCATGGCAGAAAATGGATTTTGTCTCCCTGCATGGACGCGACGATTTTGCGCCACTCTATGCCGCGCTGGTCAGAGCCGATCTCATCGCAGTTTTTACCGACAAGGAAAACACTCCCGCAGAAATCGCACGAGCTTTACTCGAACGCGGTGCCGACTGCTTTGCCATGACTGTCCTTGAAGATCTCGGCTCACCAGAGGAACAAATTCGTCCATTGGCCCTCCCTGACACATGGGGCATGGAATTCTCAGATCTCAACCTCGTTATACTGGAACGCTTGTACCCACCGGAGATCGAGTTAACGCTCGGCATCCCTGATCATTTCTATCTGCATCAGAAAAACCTGATCACCAAATTGCCTGTACGGGCCACTGGCCTTGCCCATCTTAATGTCGAACCGGACTCCACGGTCTGGGACCTCGGCGCAGGTTGTGGTTCAGTTTCTATCGAGGCATCTCATTTAGCCCGACGTGGCCGTGTTTTTGCCGTAGAGAGACACAAAACTCGTGCGGCCATGATCCGCGAAAACATCCGTCGTACCGGCGCATGGCTGGTCGACACGGTGCTTGGCGCAATGCCCGACTCTCTCGAAGGACTGCCTGAACCGGACCGCATTTTCATCGGCGGAGGACTGGGGGGCGAATCAAATCAGAAGACATCCCTGC
This genomic window contains:
- a CDS encoding SDR family oxidoreductase codes for the protein MTHGPILVLGSTGYVGGRLVPLLLEKGFTVRAAGRSVEKIKARSWGNNPNVEAVQADMHDADSLSRAAEGCTAAFYLVHSMSSPGRDFAEQERDAAYNMVTAAQHADLSRIIYLGGLGEDHEDHPLSKHLRSRAEVSRILALGPAKVTTLRAAQIVGSGSSSFELVRYLADRLPFMITPKWVRTRTQPISIRNVLGYLVGCLENDETAGLTLDIGGPDILSYQELFQLYAEVAGIPKRRIYPFPFLSPRLSSFWVSMITPMPMTLSRSLIEGLRNEVICRDDRIRTLVPQELVSCHEAIRLALDKTEHQKVETCLFDVGSACMPEWASENDPKYAGGTRFEMGYKARLQGDPAKVWDVVTRIGGEQGWYYGDPLWRLRGFIDRVLAGPGLKRGRPHGNGTPRVGDALDFWRVLASDEGRRLLLLAEMRLPGEALLDFKFDSQWGNAVDLSMTAKFLPKGLTGILYWYAMYPFHVVLFKNILKNISDLAGTHLYEPPRRVD
- the cbiD gene encoding cobalt-precorrin-5B (C(1))-methyltransferase CbiD, producing the protein MAEKLRTGRTTGSCASAAAMAGVLFLLTRAQPDSVNIPLPPGGTLTVPIERYNPEGETVRVTVIKDGGDDPDATHGCEIQAVVSVDTMTHGELSVDVDGGRGVGRVTLPGLPVNVGKAAINPEPLRQIEKAILTAAPSLTHGQISVLIEVPEGKDIAHKTMNARLGIVDGISILGTQGIVKPFSHDSWRATVAEGLDVAKAQGLDYAIFTTGRRSERLYLEHSPTTPELALIQAADFFEFSMQAAAKRGFTHVTWSMFFGKLVKQAQGLPYTHAKTHPVDFDRLADWCEEAGVAAPYLPTIREANTAVQVLGMLIDDPARPALINILVNEAKRNAEAFADNRISVNYQIYNFDGSTLR
- a CDS encoding glycosyltransferase family 2 protein, coding for MGDSGSAPRIRASGLKYQHKGARMPRVSIVIPNYNYGRFADRLFGSIAAQSMPLGDMEIFFVDDGSNDDSLERATHWATHIPCERFEIISLSRIGKPGPVRNHGLALATGEYLFCMDPDDTLHPEYLARCVNTLENTPKIDLIYTDYRENTLDGSREVGLPKFNQGLLRIQNILPSTALYRREVWDAGIRYRDNTEYEDWDYWIQCLMAGANFIRLPEVLYNYEIHTSNFSHHAQKNDGHAKAQIVLNNVSFFHPLVQEWAKDYMRGRLHSQAFQRGHIPSPKDVRALLKTVEQKVFKASGF
- the fsa gene encoding fructose-6-phosphate aldolase, with the protein product MEFFLDTANLDQIREVNELGLLDGVTTNPTLMSREGGDWREQASLICDAVDGPVSLEVIGTTHEEMIKEAKDLVSFGPNVVVKIPMIPEGMKALKELREREIKTNVTLVFSPSQALLAAKLGATYVSPFVGRLDGLGQSGMESVDQMRTIFDNYSFATKILVASVRHPMHVIESGLIGADVVTLPYATIMQLMQHPLTDKGLATFLADWEAFQNE
- the cbiE gene encoding precorrin-6y C5,15-methyltransferase (decarboxylating) subunit CbiE, which gives rise to MSIMEPIKILGLSPGALEISNAARKTLATANLVVGGKRLLAACQDAISPKNCATLPITGPLPPIIDTIRKAAKVGDSVVVLADGDPLFFGIGKRLGEDLGRENIVVEPNISTMQLAAARLKLPWQKMDFVSLHGRDDFAPLYAALVRADLIAVFTDKENTPAEIARALLERGADCFAMTVLEDLGSPEEQIRPLALPDTWGMEFSDLNLVILERLYPPEIELTLGIPDHFYLHQKNLITKLPVRATGLAHLNVEPDSTVWDLGAGCGSVSIEASHLARRGRVFAVERHKTRAAMIRENIRRTGAWLVDTVLGAMPDSLEGLPEPDRIFIGGGLGGESNQKTSLLAVACDRLKPRGRMVVHCILLDSLHEAKDHFQKLGWHFGVTQLQASATDSLAGDLRFKAQNPVFVLWAEKP